Proteins found in one Pelmatolapia mariae isolate MD_Pm_ZW linkage group LG7, Pm_UMD_F_2, whole genome shotgun sequence genomic segment:
- the LOC134631965 gene encoding interleukin-1 beta-like yields MCDFDLSQALDCSPEEGIESTCFDMKEVESEIFRLNEGLELMVSHNRRTMQSVALLVLGVNRMKKPLTQSDRKLSDDDVMNIIDSVVKETVWTPTKGTKRRDFLRANSEKALTLCDNSQKDLVLSGELQLQAITLQGGNCHRKVNFKMSWYIPFSVPPGDSPGLIVVLSINNNLYMSCRMEDDKVVLFLEQYHDDILTDRDMERFLFYRKTTGISLTTFESVKFRGWYISTSQQENQPVELCKVDAASRLTSFRVN; encoded by the exons ATGTGTGATTTTGATCTCTCTCAAGCTCTGGACTG cTCACCTGAAGAAGGAATTGAATCCACCTGCTTTGACATGAAG GAGGTTGAAAGTGAGATCTTCAGACTTAATGAGGGTTTGGAGCTGATGGTTTCCCACAACAGAAGGACCATGCAGAGTGTGGCTCTTTTAGTGCTGGGGGTAAACAGGATGAAAAAGCCACTTACTCAAAGTGACAGGAAGctcagtgatgatgatgtcatgaacATCATAGACAGTGTAGTGAAAG AAACTGTTTGGACTCCCACCAAAGGAACAAAACGAAGGGACTTCCTGCGTGCCAACAGTGAGAAAGCGTTGACACTGTGTGACAACTCTCAGAAAGATCTTGTCCTGTCAGGAGAGTTACAGCTGCAGGCCATCACTCTGCAAGGGGGAAATTGCCACCGCAAAG tgaattttaaaatgtcatGGTACATCCCTTTCTCCGTCCCTCCTGGTGACTCTCCTGGTCTGATTGTCGTCCTGTCTATCAACAACAACCTGTACATGTCTTGCCGCATGGAAGATGATAAAGTTGTGCTGTTTCTGGAG CAATACCATGATGACATTTTAACCGACAGAGACATGGAGCGATTTCTCTTCTACAGGAAAACCACTGGAATTTCTCTAACCACTTTTGAGTCTGTCAAGTTCCGCGGCTGGTACATCAGCACTTCCCAACAGGAAAACCAGCCCGTTGAACTGTGTAAGGTGGATGCTGCCAGCCGTCTTACAAGCTTCAGAGTAAACTAA